The Gammaproteobacteria bacterium genome has a segment encoding these proteins:
- the rbfA gene encoding 30S ribosome-binding factor RbfA produces the protein MAREFHRSDRVGEEIQRSLSEIIRDELDDPRLRLITLTEVRVTRDLGHARVFFTSLDDGEHEPLVKALERASGFLRGELGRRLVIRAVPQLHFEYDVSLEQGQRLRSLIDQAVADDRERAAGDEED, from the coding sequence ATGGCCCGGGAATTTCATCGTAGTGATCGCGTTGGTGAGGAAATCCAGCGCTCGCTGAGCGAGATCATTCGTGATGAACTGGATGATCCGCGGCTGCGGCTGATAACGCTTACCGAAGTGCGGGTAACCCGTGACCTCGGTCATGCGCGGGTATTTTTTACTTCGCTGGACGATGGTGAGCACGAGCCGCTGGTTAAAGCTCTGGAGCGTGCCTCCGGCTTTCTGCGCGGTGAACTCGGCCGGCGACTGGTTATTCGCGCCGTGCCGCAGTTGCATTTCGAATACGACGTCAGTCTCGAGCAGGGGCAGCGATTGCGGTCCTTGATCGACCAGGCTGTTGCCGACGACCGCGAGCGGGCAGCCGGCGACGAAGAGGACTGA
- the nuoN gene encoding NADH-quinone oxidoreductase subunit NuoN, with protein MTMPDLTHVWPEIFVATMACLVLVVDLYADKRRNYTYWLSMLTLVGAAALTLIFRSTGRELTLTGSFVAEPMADVLKMVAYGIIALVFLYSRDYLRARQLMKGEYFVLGLFGLLGIMVMISAHNLITLYLGLELLSLSLYAMVAFDRDSTICAESAMKYFVLGAIASGTLLYGMSHIYGVTGSLNLQEIATAVSANPSDLRLVVALSFLLVGVAFKLGAVPFHMWLPDVYHGAPTSTTLYIGSAAKLASFALVIRLISEGLIGLESTWQDMLAVLAVLSLAVGNIVAIAQTNLKRMLAYSTISHVGFILLGFIAADAQGYQAALFYTIVYVLMAAGAFGMIILLSRAGFEADELADFKGLNNYSPWFALIMLLLMFSMAGVPPLVGFYAKLAVISAVLDAGYLWLAVTAVVFSVIGAFYYLRLIKLMYFDAPDGEGRIDAALGMRVVLSANGLAMLALGLFPGALLALCGQVIPLGLR; from the coding sequence ATGACTATGCCTGACCTCACGCACGTCTGGCCGGAAATTTTCGTTGCCACGATGGCGTGTCTGGTGCTCGTGGTGGACCTGTACGCTGACAAGCGGCGCAACTATACGTACTGGCTGTCGATGTTGACGCTCGTTGGTGCCGCAGCACTGACACTCATCTTTCGCAGCACCGGGCGCGAGCTGACGCTGACCGGCAGTTTCGTCGCCGAGCCAATGGCCGACGTTCTGAAAATGGTCGCTTACGGCATCATCGCGCTGGTGTTCCTGTATTCCCGCGATTACCTGCGGGCACGCCAGTTAATGAAGGGCGAATATTTCGTGCTGGGGCTGTTTGGCCTGCTTGGCATCATGGTGATGATCTCGGCGCACAATCTGATCACGCTGTATCTCGGCCTGGAACTGCTGTCGCTGTCGTTGTATGCCATGGTTGCCTTTGACCGCGACTCGACAATCTGCGCCGAGTCTGCCATGAAGTATTTTGTGCTCGGAGCCATAGCCTCGGGCACGCTGCTGTACGGCATGTCGCATATCTATGGTGTTACCGGCAGCCTGAACCTGCAGGAGATTGCCACCGCAGTGTCGGCCAATCCTTCCGACCTGCGTCTGGTTGTGGCGCTTTCCTTCCTCCTCGTTGGTGTTGCATTCAAGCTTGGCGCCGTGCCTTTTCATATGTGGTTGCCGGATGTTTATCACGGTGCGCCAACCTCAACGACACTGTACATAGGCAGCGCGGCAAAGCTTGCGTCGTTTGCGCTTGTCATCCGGCTCATCAGCGAAGGGCTTATCGGGCTGGAATCGACATGGCAGGACATGCTTGCAGTGCTGGCAGTACTGTCGCTGGCTGTCGGAAATATCGTTGCGATTGCCCAGACCAACCTGAAGCGCATGCTGGCTTACTCAACTATTTCTCACGTCGGTTTTATTCTGCTGGGGTTCATCGCCGCAGACGCCCAGGGTTATCAGGCGGCGCTGTTCTATACCATCGTGTATGTGCTGATGGCAGCCGGCGCCTTCGGCATGATTATCCTGTTGAGCCGGGCTGGCTTCGAAGCTGATGAGCTGGCTGATTTCAAGGGTCTCAACAATTACAGCCCGTGGTTTGCGCTGATCATGCTGTTGCTGATGTTCAGCATGGCGGGCGTACCGCCGCTGGTTGGTTTCTATGCCAAGCTGGCCGTCATTTCGGCCGTGCTCGATGCCGGTTACCTCTGGCTGGCTGTGACCGCAGTCGTGTTCTCCGTAATTGGCGCGTTTTACTACCTGCGCCTGATCAAGCTGATGTATTTCGATGCTCCGGACGGCGAGGGCCGCATCGATGCGGCGCTGGGCATGCGGGTAGTTCTGAGCGCTAACGGGCTCGCCATGCTTGCGCTGGGACTATTTCCGGGTGCGCTGCTTGCCCTGTGCGGGCAGGTGATTCCCTTGGGTCTGCGCTGA
- the nusA gene encoding transcription termination/antitermination protein NusA, giving the protein MNKEILLVADAVSNEKGVDREIIFEAIEAALASATRRRHGDDIDVRVAIDRESGEYSTFRRWLVFADDSTELEFPDRELRMQDAVDYDADVEPGGYVEEPMESVEFGRIAAQTAKQVIVQKVREAERAQVVEEYQERVGELVGGIVKRVDRNGVYIDLGGNAEAFIARDELIPREPVRPQDRIKGYLREVTAETRGPQLFLTRTSPEFLIELFKLEVPEVGQGLIDILGAARDPGLRAKIAVKSNDKRIDPVGACVGMRGSRVQAVSNELAGERVDIILWDDNSAQFVVNAMSPADVLSIVVDEDSHSMDLAVEEDKLSQAIGARGQNIRLASELSGWTLNVMTEADAEQKSDEELKQLVELFVKQLDVDEEVASILVQEGFSSIEEVAYVPASELLAIEEFDQGVVDELRNRARDNLLTQAIAQEETLDAGGPADDLLELDGMNKELAFKLAENGITTREELAEQAVDDLLDVTDLEQEQAAELIMAARAHWFEDEEQAESQEA; this is encoded by the coding sequence ATGAACAAGGAAATACTGCTGGTCGCAGACGCCGTTTCTAACGAAAAGGGCGTGGACCGCGAGATCATTTTCGAGGCAATCGAGGCCGCGCTGGCATCGGCCACGCGGCGCCGCCATGGCGACGATATAGACGTGCGTGTGGCGATCGATCGCGAGTCGGGCGAGTACAGCACTTTCAGGCGCTGGCTCGTGTTTGCCGATGACTCAACCGAGCTGGAATTTCCCGATCGTGAGCTGCGCATGCAGGATGCGGTCGACTACGATGCCGACGTGGAGCCGGGCGGCTACGTCGAGGAACCGATGGAGTCGGTTGAGTTTGGCCGGATCGCAGCGCAGACCGCCAAACAGGTCATCGTGCAGAAGGTGCGGGAAGCCGAACGCGCGCAGGTCGTGGAGGAATACCAGGAGCGCGTCGGCGAGCTGGTCGGTGGTATCGTCAAGCGTGTTGATCGTAACGGCGTTTACATCGATCTGGGCGGCAATGCCGAAGCATTTATTGCCCGCGACGAGCTGATCCCGCGCGAGCCGGTGCGGCCGCAGGATCGCATAAAGGGGTACCTGCGCGAAGTTACTGCGGAAACGCGCGGCCCACAGCTGTTCCTGACCCGGACGTCACCGGAGTTCCTGATCGAGCTGTTCAAGCTGGAGGTGCCGGAAGTCGGGCAGGGTCTCATTGACATCCTCGGTGCTGCACGCGACCCGGGTTTGCGGGCAAAAATTGCCGTCAAGAGTAACGACAAACGTATCGATCCGGTTGGTGCCTGTGTAGGCATGCGTGGTTCACGCGTGCAGGCCGTATCGAACGAGCTGGCCGGTGAACGTGTCGACATTATTCTGTGGGACGATAATTCGGCCCAGTTTGTCGTTAACGCCATGTCTCCGGCCGATGTGCTGTCAATCGTTGTCGATGAAGACTCTCACAGCATGGACCTGGCTGTAGAGGAAGACAAACTGTCACAGGCAATTGGCGCGCGTGGCCAGAATATCCGGCTGGCCAGTGAACTCAGCGGCTGGACGCTGAACGTAATGACCGAGGCCGATGCCGAGCAGAAAAGCGACGAGGAGCTCAAACAGCTTGTTGAACTTTTCGTCAAGCAGCTCGATGTGGACGAAGAAGTTGCCAGCATCCTGGTGCAGGAAGGCTTCTCCAGTATCGAAGAGGTTGCCTATGTGCCGGCCTCTGAACTGCTTGCAATCGAGGAGTTTGACCAGGGCGTCGTGGACGAACTGCGTAACCGTGCGCGCGACAACCTGCTGACCCAGGCCATTGCCCAGGAGGAGACGCTGGATGCCGGCGGCCCGGCCGACGACCTGCTGGAGCTGGACGGCATGAACAAGGAGCTGGCATTCAAGCTGGCCGAAAACGGGATTACTACCCGCGAAGAGTTGGCCGAGCAGGCCGTGGACGACCTGCTCGATGTAACCGACCTTGAGCAGGAGCAGGCCGCCGAGCTGATTATGGCTGCCCGGGCGCACTGGTTCGAGGACGAAGAGCAGGCCGAGAGTCAGGAGGCTTAA
- a CDS encoding ribosome maturation factor RimP produces the protein MKQALLDLLEPAIEGLGYELVELEHRAGNRGLVRLYIDHPDGIGLDDCEQVSHEVSALLDVSDPLPGKYVLEVSSPGEDRVLRKPQHFAAFTGERIRVELTTEHEGRRRYTGSLVGIEDEEVLVESDGELVRLQLGAIARARLAPLHNTGK, from the coding sequence ATGAAGCAGGCACTTTTGGACCTGCTCGAGCCGGCCATAGAAGGCCTCGGCTACGAGTTGGTCGAGCTGGAACACCGGGCCGGAAATCGTGGTCTGGTGCGGCTGTATATCGATCACCCGGATGGTATCGGGCTCGATGATTGCGAGCAGGTCAGCCATGAGGTGAGTGCCTTGCTGGACGTAAGCGACCCGCTGCCGGGCAAATACGTGCTGGAAGTGTCATCGCCGGGTGAGGACCGGGTGCTGCGTAAACCGCAGCACTTCGCCGCATTTACCGGCGAGAGGATCAGGGTCGAGCTCACGACAGAGCATGAGGGCCGGCGCCGCTACACCGGCAGCCTGGTCGGTATTGAGGATGAGGAAGTTCTGGTCGAGAGCGACGGAGAATTAGTGAGGCTGCAGCTGGGCGCTATTGCCAGGGCAAGGCTTGCGCCGCTGCACAACACAGGTAAATGA
- the infB gene encoding translation initiation factor IF-2, whose translation MSDVTVAQYADVLKVSVEKLLSQLDEAGISLSSADDTISEEAKMELLSHLRRSHGRSESSAAPPKITLKRKSQGELRLSGAQGRSRTVSVEVRRKRTYVKRDVLEEEARQKQAELDERRQADVEQREAQEQAVADKRRESEEREAREEAERVEAAAAQREADEKARQQAEAAARERAAAAERKREEEARLAKQKKDRQRDKRSTRYGREELHVASAGKRRRKKTTRRRTVNVNVESKHGFERPTAPVIREVEIPEAITVAELAQKMAIKSTEVIKAMMKMGAMVTINQSIDQDTAAIVVEEMGHTPILLKESELEDQLLGEKVEQEFDEQPRPPVVTVMGHVDHGKTSLLDHIRRTRVTAGEAGGITQHIGAYRVETDRGTIAFLDTPGHEAFTAMRARGAKVTDIVILVVAADDGVMPQSIEAIQHAKAGDVPIVVAVNKIDKADADVERVRTELAQHEVIPDDWGGENMFVNVSAETGEGIDNLLEAVLLQAEVLELKAPSDGAANGVVLESSLEKGRGAVATLLVSSGKLSQGDAILVGQEYGRVRAMFDEQGDPITEAGPSTPAVVLGLSGTPNAGDDFMSLTDDRKAREVAELRQERQREAALAKQQASRLENVFEQMAEGELASVKILLKADVQGSAEALRDALTKLSNDEVKVKVISSGVGGITESDVNLAAASGATVIGFNVRADASARAAVKDSGIQLRYYSIIYEAIDDVKKALSGLLAPEIREQITGLAEVREVFRSPKFGNVAGCMVIDGLVKRNLPIRVLRENVVIYEGELESLRRFKDDVREVRAGTECGIGVRNYNDVKAGDQIECFERIEVARTI comes from the coding sequence ATGTCAGACGTAACAGTTGCGCAATATGCAGACGTGCTGAAAGTCTCCGTGGAGAAGCTGTTGTCACAGCTGGATGAGGCAGGCATTTCCCTATCGAGCGCCGACGACACCATCAGCGAGGAAGCCAAGATGGAGCTGCTGTCGCATCTGCGGCGGTCGCACGGTCGTTCGGAGTCTTCTGCGGCACCGCCAAAAATTACTCTTAAACGCAAGTCGCAGGGTGAACTGCGCCTGTCCGGCGCGCAGGGGCGTTCGCGCACTGTCAGCGTAGAAGTGCGGCGCAAACGCACCTACGTCAAGCGCGATGTACTCGAAGAGGAAGCGCGTCAAAAGCAGGCGGAACTTGACGAGCGTCGCCAGGCAGACGTAGAGCAACGCGAGGCGCAGGAACAGGCGGTTGCGGACAAGCGCCGTGAATCTGAAGAACGTGAAGCACGCGAAGAAGCCGAACGGGTCGAAGCCGCCGCAGCGCAACGCGAGGCCGACGAGAAGGCTCGCCAGCAGGCCGAGGCGGCAGCGCGCGAGCGGGCGGCTGCTGCCGAGCGCAAGCGCGAGGAAGAAGCGCGCCTGGCTAAGCAGAAAAAGGACCGGCAGCGCGACAAGCGTTCTACCCGTTACGGCCGCGAGGAGTTGCACGTTGCCTCCGCCGGCAAGCGCCGACGAAAGAAAACCACGCGCCGCCGGACCGTCAATGTAAACGTCGAGTCCAAGCATGGTTTCGAGCGGCCGACTGCGCCGGTAATTCGCGAAGTTGAAATTCCCGAGGCGATTACCGTCGCCGAGCTGGCACAGAAGATGGCCATCAAATCGACCGAAGTCATCAAGGCGATGATGAAAATGGGCGCGATGGTCACCATCAACCAGTCGATCGATCAGGACACCGCGGCCATTGTCGTCGAGGAGATGGGCCATACGCCGATACTACTCAAGGAAAGCGAGCTGGAAGACCAGCTGCTCGGCGAAAAGGTGGAGCAGGAATTTGACGAACAACCGCGACCGCCTGTCGTGACGGTGATGGGGCATGTCGACCATGGCAAGACCTCGCTGCTCGACCACATCCGGCGCACGCGTGTTACTGCTGGTGAGGCTGGCGGGATCACCCAGCACATCGGTGCGTACCGTGTCGAAACTGACCGGGGCACCATTGCCTTTCTGGATACGCCGGGCCACGAGGCATTTACCGCAATGCGCGCCCGTGGTGCAAAAGTAACCGACATCGTCATTCTCGTTGTGGCAGCCGACGATGGCGTCATGCCGCAGTCAATCGAAGCAATCCAGCATGCCAAGGCTGGCGACGTGCCGATTGTCGTCGCGGTAAACAAGATCGACAAAGCCGATGCTGACGTGGAGCGTGTACGCACCGAGCTGGCACAGCATGAGGTCATCCCGGATGACTGGGGTGGCGAAAACATGTTCGTCAACGTTTCGGCAGAAACCGGCGAGGGCATTGATAACCTGCTGGAAGCCGTCTTGCTGCAGGCTGAGGTGCTGGAGCTGAAAGCACCGTCCGACGGAGCCGCAAACGGAGTTGTGCTTGAGTCGTCACTGGAAAAAGGCCGCGGTGCAGTTGCAACGTTGCTGGTCAGCAGCGGCAAACTCAGCCAGGGTGACGCAATTCTTGTCGGCCAGGAATACGGACGCGTGCGTGCGATGTTCGACGAGCAGGGCGACCCGATCACGGAGGCAGGCCCGTCGACCCCGGCAGTTGTGCTGGGGCTGTCCGGCACACCAAATGCCGGTGACGATTTCATGTCGCTCACCGACGATCGCAAAGCGCGCGAGGTGGCCGAACTGCGGCAGGAACGGCAGCGTGAGGCAGCGCTGGCAAAACAGCAGGCCAGCCGGCTGGAGAATGTCTTCGAGCAAATGGCAGAGGGCGAGCTTGCCTCGGTCAAAATACTGCTGAAAGCGGACGTGCAGGGCAGCGCCGAAGCCCTGCGCGATGCCCTGACGAAGCTGTCCAACGACGAGGTCAAAGTGAAGGTGATCTCGAGTGGAGTCGGCGGCATCACCGAGTCGGACGTAAACCTGGCGGCAGCGTCAGGGGCCACCGTGATCGGCTTTAACGTTCGCGCCGATGCGTCAGCGCGGGCAGCCGTCAAGGACTCCGGTATCCAGCTGCGTTATTACAGCATCATTTACGAAGCCATCGATGACGTGAAAAAAGCGCTGTCCGGGCTGCTTGCACCCGAAATCAGGGAGCAGATTACCGGGCTGGCAGAAGTGCGCGAAGTGTTTCGTTCGCCGAAGTTTGGCAACGTCGCCGGCTGCATGGTTATCGACGGGCTGGTCAAACGCAACCTGCCTATCCGGGTGCTGCGCGAGAACGTTGTTATCTACGAAGGTGAGCTCGAATCGTTACGGCGCTTCAAGGATGATGTGCGTGAAGTACGGGCCGGCACCGAGTGCGGTATCGGGGTGCGTAACTACAATGACGTGAAAGCCGGCGACCAGATAGAGTGCTTCGAGCGGATCGAGGTTGCTCGCACGATCTGA
- the truB gene encoding tRNA pseudouridine(55) synthase TruB: MAARRGQRDVHGIVLLDKPVGDTSNRALQRVKRLYQAKKGGHTGSLDPLASGLLVICLGEATKVSAYLLDTNKRYTVSASLGRKTDSGDAAGKVTAETTTIAGRSEIEAVLPRFRGKISQVPPMYSALKHQGRRLYELAREGVEIERKARTVTIFHLELTGCDEQGFELEVACSKGTYVRTLVEDIAEAAGSLAHVRALRRTALGPFSAAEMLSMEQLETAAHEGLETLDSKLEPIDRAISAWPAVRLGQDASWYLQQGQPVTVPRAPAEGWVRLYAAESRFIGIGEVIADGRIAPRRLFRLGNSCL; this comes from the coding sequence ATGGCGGCCCGGCGCGGACAACGTGACGTGCACGGCATTGTTCTGCTGGACAAGCCGGTTGGGGATACCTCGAACCGTGCGCTGCAGCGCGTAAAACGACTTTACCAGGCAAAAAAAGGCGGCCATACCGGTAGTCTCGATCCTCTTGCCAGCGGGCTGCTGGTTATTTGCCTCGGTGAGGCCACCAAAGTTTCGGCCTACCTGCTCGATACCAACAAGCGTTACACGGTTTCTGCCAGCCTGGGACGCAAGACCGATTCAGGCGATGCCGCCGGCAAGGTGACGGCGGAAACGACCACGATTGCCGGCAGGTCCGAGATCGAAGCCGTGTTGCCACGGTTCCGCGGCAAGATCAGCCAGGTCCCGCCGATGTACTCGGCACTCAAGCACCAGGGGCGCAGGCTTTATGAGTTGGCGCGGGAAGGCGTCGAGATCGAGCGCAAGGCCCGCACCGTGACAATTTTCCACCTCGAGCTGACCGGCTGCGACGAGCAAGGGTTCGAGCTGGAGGTTGCCTGCTCGAAAGGCACCTATGTGCGGACGCTGGTCGAGGATATCGCCGAGGCGGCCGGCAGCCTGGCCCATGTCAGGGCCCTGCGGCGCACCGCCCTGGGACCGTTCAGCGCGGCCGAAATGCTCAGCATGGAGCAGCTGGAGACAGCGGCGCACGAGGGGCTTGAGACGCTCGACAGCAAGCTGGAACCGATAGACAGGGCCATCTCTGCATGGCCGGCTGTCAGGCTTGGTCAGGATGCCTCCTGGTACCTGCAGCAGGGCCAGCCGGTGACCGTGCCACGGGCACCCGCAGAGGGCTGGGTGAGGCTGTATGCGGCCGAATCGCGGTTCATCGGAATCGGCGAGGTGATTGCGGACGGGCGGATTGCGCCGCGGCGCCTTTTCAGGCTGGGAAACAGTTGTTTATAA
- the rpsO gene encoding 30S ribosomal protein S15: MPLSSEQKSGVISEYQKSSGDTGSPEVQVALLSKRINELSDHFSEHKKDHHSRRGLLKMVNQRRKLLDYLKKKDLKRYQDLIARLGLRR; encoded by the coding sequence ATGCCTCTTTCCAGTGAGCAAAAATCGGGGGTTATCTCCGAGTATCAGAAATCATCTGGCGACACAGGGTCGCCCGAAGTGCAGGTTGCTTTGCTGTCGAAGCGAATCAACGAGCTGTCCGATCATTTTTCGGAGCACAAGAAAGACCATCATTCACGCCGTGGCCTGTTGAAAATGGTCAACCAGCGGCGCAAATTGCTTGATTACCTCAAGAAGAAGGACCTGAAACGTTATCAGGACCTCATTGCCCGGCTCGGCCTGCGCCGATAA
- a CDS encoding NADH-quinone oxidoreductase subunit M, whose protein sequence is MDFPILSTLTWLPIVGGIAVLLAARGGEALPRQLALGVSIITFAISLLLWQPSLFSSAAMQFEEFVPWIDTYNVNYHLGIDGISLPLILLTTFMTVLVVIAGWEVIKDKTAQYMAAFLIMEGIMIGVFCALDAMLFYVFWEAMLIPMFIIIGVWGGPNRVYATIKFFLYTFLGSVFMLVSLIYLYFQAGSYEILDMHAVGLGLQEQKWIFLAFLVAFAVKIPMFPVHTWLPDAHVEAPTGGSVILGAIMLKMGGYGFLRFSLPITPDASQSFDWLLILLSLIAIVYIGFVALVQQDMKKLIAYSSIAHMGFVTLGLFIPFTILRSTGGLSGVALGLEGGMVQMISHGLISGALFLCVGVMYDRMHSRQIGDYGGVVNTMPKFAAFMVLFALANAGLPGTSGFVGEFMIILSSFKANFWFAFLAATTLILGAAYMLWLIKRTIFGEIANEKVAALTDLNRREFFVLGTLAVSVIALGVWPAPLVDVMHGTIDNLIQHMMQSKAGAI, encoded by the coding sequence ATGGACTTCCCGATACTCAGTACGCTTACCTGGCTGCCCATCGTCGGCGGTATTGCCGTATTACTCGCTGCCCGTGGCGGCGAGGCGCTGCCGCGGCAACTCGCGCTGGGTGTCTCGATCATTACTTTCGCCATCAGCCTGCTGCTGTGGCAGCCATCGCTGTTTTCCTCGGCCGCCATGCAGTTCGAGGAATTCGTGCCATGGATCGATACTTACAACGTTAATTATCATCTCGGTATCGACGGTATCTCGCTGCCGCTGATCCTCCTGACCACCTTTATGACAGTGCTGGTTGTCATTGCCGGCTGGGAGGTCATCAAGGACAAGACCGCACAGTACATGGCAGCCTTTCTGATCATGGAAGGCATCATGATCGGCGTTTTCTGCGCCCTCGATGCAATGCTGTTTTACGTGTTCTGGGAGGCGATGCTGATTCCGATGTTCATTATCATCGGTGTCTGGGGCGGGCCCAATCGTGTGTACGCCACCATCAAGTTTTTCCTGTACACCTTTCTCGGTTCGGTGTTCATGCTGGTCAGCCTGATCTACCTGTACTTCCAGGCCGGCAGTTACGAAATACTGGATATGCACGCCGTCGGGCTGGGTCTGCAGGAGCAGAAGTGGATTTTTCTTGCTTTCCTGGTGGCGTTTGCCGTCAAGATCCCGATGTTTCCGGTGCACACCTGGCTACCGGATGCTCACGTCGAAGCGCCGACAGGGGGCTCGGTTATCCTGGGGGCCATCATGTTGAAAATGGGTGGCTACGGTTTTCTGCGTTTCAGTCTGCCGATCACGCCCGATGCCAGCCAGAGTTTTGACTGGCTGCTGATCCTGCTTTCCCTGATTGCCATTGTCTATATCGGTTTTGTTGCACTGGTGCAGCAGGACATGAAAAAGCTCATTGCCTACTCTTCGATCGCGCACATGGGTTTTGTCACGCTGGGCCTGTTCATCCCGTTTACCATCCTGCGCAGCACCGGTGGCCTGAGTGGCGTCGCGCTGGGCCTGGAAGGCGGCATGGTGCAGATGATTTCCCACGGGCTGATTTCCGGGGCGCTGTTCCTTTGCGTCGGCGTAATGTACGACCGGATGCACTCGCGCCAGATAGGCGATTACGGTGGCGTGGTCAATACCATGCCAAAATTCGCCGCTTTCATGGTTTTGTTCGCCCTGGCCAATGCCGGCTTGCCTGGTACCTCCGGTTTTGTCGGCGAGTTCATGATCATCCTTTCCAGCTTCAAGGCCAATTTCTGGTTTGCGTTTCTGGCGGCAACGACGCTGATACTGGGCGCGGCCTACATGCTGTGGCTGATAAAACGCACGATCTTCGGGGAAATCGCCAACGAAAAGGTGGCGGCGCTCACCGATCTCAACCGGCGCGAGTTTTTTGTGCTTGGCACGCTTGCAGTATCGGTTATTGCGCTGGGTGTCTGGCCGGCCCCGCTTGTTGATGTCATGCACGGAACGATCGATAACCTGATCCAGCACATGATGCAGTCGAAGGCAGGTGCCATATGA